In Trichoderma atroviride chromosome 2, complete sequence, one DNA window encodes the following:
- a CDS encoding uncharacterized protein (EggNog:ENOG41) produces MVSLDRPQQQQQQQQHIRSSSFTSSPPWPMDSFTGGTDSNSLSSIGSGLRKMDRINADGGSAASRQKSCNACVRGKRRCDKRTPRCTRCAAKGLDCVYQRQPQQQPQQSQQQHPQQLQHQHQQQSPAGASAATTIPSCASVSTVEGSCATPEMPPEFDMSFDIESLSTTTGTNTSPESLQQDAGMGLGCDPHSHHPHADLGFSIVDLMNGTGTGDGGLWDLSGFGDSDKMDLPPRSHRAVTTDRTAAIVTVATLATTTAYS; encoded by the coding sequence ATGGTCTCGCTTGATaggcctcagcagcaacagcaacagcaacagcataTCCGCAGCTCCTCCTTCACCTCCTCCCCTCCTTGGCCAATGGATTCTTTCACTGGCGGCACGGACAGCAACTCGCTGAGCAGCATCGGCTCGGGGCTGCGCAAGATGGACCGCATCAACGCCGACGGCGGCTCTGCGGCCTCGCGCCAGAAGAGCTGCAATGCCTGCGTCCGCGGCAAGAGACGCTGCGATAAGCGCACGCCGCGATGCACTCGATGCGCAGCCAAGGGACTCGATTGCGTCTATCAgcgccagccacagcagcaaccaCAGCAAtcacagcaacagcatccgCAGCAactccagcatcagcatcagcaacagtCTCCAGCCGGGGCCTCCGCCGCCACAACGATCCCCTCATGTGCCTCAGTATCAACCGTCGAGGGCAGCTGCGCCACGCCAGAGATGCCTCCCGAATTCGACATGAGCTTTGATATCGAGAGCCTCAGCACCACAACCGGCACCAACACCAGCCCGGAGAGCCTCCAGCAGGACGCCGGGATGGGTCTCGGCTGCGATCCTCATTCACATCACCCTCACGCAGACCTGGGCTTCTCCATTGTCGACCTGATGAACGGGACCGGCACAGGCGACGGCGGCTTGTGGGATCTGAGCGGCTTTGGAGACAGTGATAAGATGGACCTCCCCCCCCGTTCCCATCGCGCCGTCACTACAGACAGAACAGCCGCAATCGTCACAGTCGCAACACTTGCAACCACCACAGCCTATTCGTGA
- a CDS encoding uncharacterized protein (SECRETED:SignalP(1-31)), which yields MPSIRSKRKSLPIIFALVLGILLLIAAPVAASSSQPSPQAGSGNSDLICHTSNPEECYPRVFQPTDEFQTVRDDQELPSGLHVRLNIWTGVKEAKINVPDETNPDLEGLPIDQAVVLVDQEQPETVQVPKGAPKYDAVGKVKEPAQGEGAQVEAIAFAETFKMLKSGIIPSDEEFDHGLEGLEELSHDIYYGLKITEDADVVKALFCLMGSRDGETPKQVTPRSQQAAAILAGALSNNPSALKEVANIWEPLMEQSCPRDGTRTHDLFYYPIASVGDSPGKVKAVVSAINGLIKDDKIRKDFLANDGMTQLLGVLVPEGEEWAGAQRKVGQLVLDTFLDEDMGAQLGQWPKGQASSNAVCETAKTALDDGCWDYNVERMVKLNRGPWSKELRTRLSTARKSAGKAPNHGEL from the coding sequence ATGCCTTCTATTCGGTCTAAACGCAAGTCATTACCAATCATCTTTGCATTGGTTCTGGGCATCTTGCTTCTCATAGCGGCTCCAGTtgcggcatcatcatcacagcctTCGCCCCAGGCAGGGTCAGGAAATTCGGATCTAATCTGCCACACTTCCAATCCCGAAGAGTGTTATCCTCGAGTCTTTCAACCGACAGATGAATTCCAAACAGTCCGTGATGACCAAGAACTACCGAGTGGACTCCATGTTCGCTTGAACATCTGGACAGGAGtcaaagaggccaagatcaacgtACCCGACGAAACGAATCCTGATCTGGAAGGCCTACCCATTGATCAGGCCGTGGTGCTTGTCGACCAGGAGCAGCCCGAGACAGTCCAAGTGCCCAAGGGAGCACCAAAATACGATGCTGTTGGCAAGGTGAAGGAGCCGGCTCAAGGAGAAGGGGCACAGGTGGAGGCTATTGCCTTTGCAGAGACGTTCAAAATGCTCAAAAGTGGCATTATTCCAAGTGACGAAGAGTTTGACCATGGTCTTGAAGGGCTAGAAGAACTATCCCACGACATCTACTACGGACTCAAAATCACCGAAGATGCAGACGTGGTAAAGGCACTGTTTTGCTTGATGGGATCTCGTGACGGCGAGACTCCCAAACAAGTCACTCCGCGAAGCCAACAAGCGGCTGCTATTCTCGCCGGTGCCCTTTCCAACAATCCTTCGGCGCTGAAAGAAGTGGCCAACATCTGGGAACCGCTCATGGAACAATCGTGCCCTCGCGATGGCACCCGCACCCACGACCTCTTCTACTACCCCATTGCCTCGGTTGGCGATTCCCCCGGAAAAGTCAAGGCTGTAGTTTCAGCCATCAACGGCCTCATCAAAGACGACAAGATCAGGAAGGATTTCCTCGCAAATGACGGCATGACGCAACTCCTGGGTGTCCTCGTTCCAGAAGGCGAGGAATGGGCAGGGGCACAGAGAAAAGTCGggcagctggtgctggataCCTTCTTGGACGAGGATATGGGCGCTCAGCTTGGCCAGTGGCCAAAGGGCCAGGCGTCGAGCAACGCAGTGTGTGAAACAGCAAAGACAGCCCTAGATGACGGGTGCTGGGATTACAACGTCGAGAGGATGGTCAAGTTAAACAGGGGACCTTGGAGCAAAGAGCTGCGAACGAGGCTGTCCACAGCGCGCAAATCGGCGGGCAAGGCGCCAAACCATGGCGAACTGTAG
- a CDS encoding uncharacterized protein (SECRETED:SignalP(1-21)): MMSLILVFFYLLACSIFGVQAMPMEGHYLRRHGYLYSRIPVPSLRLPRWSKTNDAQSPNSWANSRLEEGLTYTNAYVAEENFLEDDMGLYTLYDEISDSF, translated from the coding sequence ATGATGTCTTTAATCTTGGTATTCTTTTACCTCTTGGCTTGCTCAATATTCGGCGTACAAGCTATGCCAATGGAAGGCCATTACCTGCGGAGACACGGCTATCTCTACTCTCGAATTCCAGTTCCCAGCCTACGCCTACCCCGATGGTCCAAGACGAACGACGCGCAGAGCCCAAACAGCTGGGCAAACAGTCGACTAGAAGAAGGCTTAACATACACAAATGCGTATGTTGCTGAAGAAAACTTTCTGGAAGACGATATGGGATTATATACGTTGTATGACGAAATCTCGGACTCATTCTAG
- a CDS encoding uncharacterized protein (EggNog:ENOG41) gives MARMEAQAPQRTLPSKSAGLTNILNRDDRAPAHTAAAPQLRDSGFYSTHDNSSKHTSAASFTVPGLSPAGSGYSSVDKTPSPVATNMLPQSVVSPSASNMSVASMVSPSNVPIIHNGTDQRRFDRPTSLDTVNVSGPMLGEGLSNNMASRRESVDSRINQGISDMRLGGSPYTSNNQSSSSIQNTLHAQRNPRPGLEALAHHRISNGYQPSAERNPETKVIRTAPTITGPTTGHIARAAEPTKGQAWAFPEDDVRANNQSSYDVSRRSSITESIASSQFTTESRLPPGQRRLEDGAEFSRMNSSEFPPVHHHSMQHKQLADLQAEESNGATGSQPYSRTPELRVSHKLAERKRRTEMKELFDQLRDLMPQERGSKASKWEILTKAIAEHQRHIDHVRVLQSHYNTAMTENDMLRREISGLRMENSQLVGELNRQSAPPPASISQPSYSSDHYASAPRTELPPLRSLNNGIQNGPDSMTGVQYEAPRSNGYGPARY, from the exons ATGGCTAGGATGGAAGCGCAGGCACCGCAGCGAACGCTGCCCTCCAAGTCGGCTGGCCTCACCAACATTCTTAACAGAGACGATCGAGCACCTGCCCATACCGCGGCCGCTCCTCAGCTTCGCGATTCTGGATTTTACTCGACCCACGACAACTCTAGCAAGC ATACCTCAGCAGCATCCTTCACGGTTCCTGGACTCAGCCCTGCCGGATCTGGCTATTCTTCAGTTGACAAGACGCCTTCCCCTGTAGCCACCAATATGCTGCCCCAATCGGTTGTTTCCCCCTCTGCTAGTAACATGAGCGTGGCCTCGATGGTGTCTCCTAGCAATGTTCCCATTATTCACAACGGCACCGACCAGCGAAGATTCGACCGACCAACCTCGCTAGACACAGTCAATGTTTCAGGCCCAATGCTGGGAGAGGGACTCTCTAATAATATGGCAAGCCGACGTGAAAGCGTGGACAGCAGAATCAACCAGGGTATTAGTGATATGCGCCTGGGAGGTTCTCCGTACACTAGCAACAATCaatcttcgtcgtcgatcCAAAACACACTCCATGCGCAGCGGAACCCCAGGCCCGGTCTGGAGGCTCTTGCCCACCATCGAATTTCAAATGGCTACCAGCCTAGTGCTGAGCGAAACCCAGAGACAAAGGTGATTAGGACTGCCCCTACAATTACTGGACCAACGACTGGCCATATCGCCCGTGCTGCCGAGCCGACTAAGGGTCAGGCGTGGGCTTTCCCGGAGGACGATGTTAGAGCCAATAACCAATCTTCATACGATGTATCGCGCCGCAGTAGCATTACGGAGTCCATTGCGAGCAGCCAGTTCACCACTGAGTCTAGGCTGCCGCCGGGCCAGCGCAGACTTGAAGATGGGGCTGAGTTTTCCCGCATGAACTCATCCGAGTTCCCGCCTGTGCACCACCATAGCATGCAGCACAAGCAGCTTGCCGATCTTCAAGCTGAGGAGAGTAACGGAGCCACGGGATCACAGCCCTATAGCCGAACCCCTGAGCTCAGAGTAAGCCACAAACTGGCTGAACGCAAGCGAAGAACTGAGATGAAGGAGCTGTTTGATCAGCTACGCGATTTGATGCCGCAGGAGCGTGGCTCAAAGGCTTCGAAGTGGGAAATTCTCACAAAAG CCATTGCGGAGCATCAAAGACATATTGATCACGTTCGGGTACTTCAATCTCACTACAACACGGCCATGACCGAGAACGATATGCTCCGGCGAGAGATATCAGGACTGCGAATGGAGAACTCCCAGCTTGTTGGAGAGCTGAATCGCCAGTCAGCGCCGCCTCCTGCGTCCATTAGCCAGCCTAGTTACTCGTCCGATCACTATGCAAGTGCTCCCCGGACTGAGCTGCCACCTCTCCGGTCTCTTAACAACGGCATCCAGAATGGCCCTGACTCCATGACGGGAGTGCAGTATGAGGCGCCACGATCTAATGGTTACGGACCAGCTCGTTACTAG
- a CDS encoding uncharacterized protein (EggNog:ENOG41), which produces MSDAPANTTSALRRPSTSSETSSLSSASTASTAYTTYSYTKEGQPLLDIHERKAKRGLRQKARDMVHDMGNPPTARQDAKDGKETLNHAPLGGMIGEPMMRPGKI; this is translated from the coding sequence ATGTCTGACGCTCCCGCCAATACTACCTCTGCCTTACGGCGTCCCTCCACCAGCTCCGAGACGTCCTCCCTCTCCTCGGCCTCAACCGCCTCCACCGCCTACACCACTTACTCTTATACCAAGGAAGGCCAGCCGCTCCTCGACATCCACGAGAGAAAAGCCAAGAGGGGCCTGCGCCAAAAGGCTCGCGACATGGTGCACGACATGGGCAACCCACCCACTGCGCgacaagatgccaaggacgGCAAAGAGACGCTTAACCATGCTCCATTGGGCGGCATGATAGGCGAACCCATGATGAGGCCAGGCAAGATTTAG
- a CDS encoding uncharacterized protein (EggNog:ENOG41), with translation MPSPRRMRLLMVAVVITVVFVLFYSSGMQPEADASLKGFYEKTKDAMERGAARGQAVINSKTGEKAGHIPADKDGDGDIDNDDKVAAQELQERLQAVAQEAKDKANEKSPKPDFPSKIIGVGSSAEGQAKKGQVKVGSGSGGGGGDIGERVKPETTREETKEEHEAEVEINSILKKSPVIIFSKTYCPYSKRAKGILLEKYAITPEPFVVEIDEHPLGPHLQDYLQKKTGRRTVPNILINGVSIGGSDDIVALDNEDKLVAKFRDLGQARVEISERFTTGAHQ, from the exons ATGCCATCCCCACGACGGATGCGCCTCCTCATGGTGGCGGTGGTCATCaccgtcgtcttcgtcctcttctaCAGCTCCGGCATGCAGCCCGAAGCCGACGCCAGCCTCAAGGGCTTCTacgagaaaacaaaagacgcCATGGAGCGAGGGGCGGCGCGAGGGCAGGCAGTGATCAACTCCAAGACGGGAGAGAAGGCGGGCCACATACCTGCCGACAaggacggcgacggcgacattgacaacgacgacaaggTGGCGGCGCAAGAGCTCCAGGAGCGGCTGCAGGCCGTTGCGCAAGAGGCAAAGGACAAGGCCAACGAGAAGAGCCCCAAGCCCGACTTTCCCAGCAAGATTATCGGCGTGGGAAGCTCGGCCGAGGGGCAGGCGAAGAAGGGCCAGGTCAAGGTTGGCAGCGGTagtggcggtggtggcggtgaCATTGGGGAGAGAGTCAAGCCCGAGACGACAAGGGAGGAGACAAAGGAAGAGCACGAAGCCGAAGTCGAGATCAACAGCATCCTGAAGAAATCACCGG tcatcatcttctcaaaGACCTACTGTCCGTACTCGAAGCGTGCCAAGGGCATCCTCCTCGAAAAGTACGCCATCACTCCCGAGCCGTTTGTCGTCGAGATTGACGAGCACCCGCTCGGCCCCCATCTTCAAGACTAcctccagaagaagacgggccGCAGAACGGTGCCAAACATCTTGATCAATGGCGTCAGCATTGGCGGCTCCGACGACATTGTTGCGCTCGACAACGAGGACAAGCTTGTGGCCAAGTTCCGCGACCTGGGCCAGGCACGCGTAGAGATTTCCGAACGCTTTACTACTGGCGCGCATCAGTAA
- a CDS encoding uncharacterized protein (EggNog:ENOG41), with amino-acid sequence MYRDFAQRREAPFLHPRLWSSQLPKTILTAFSAATAYSSQTPQTKGWTLKVLLDAVREVHRDGERATTHADRLARVQALLVLNSMRIFDGDLGMRAAAEREMSVFLSWVKDLIAVKNELEEGLPASAHMLRDKPPKSWDSWIMVECTRRTIMISFAIMCLVFVLKSEEAPPEFWEDGHSFTASRHLWEATSSVDFFRAWREKPQYCVTDMSFKEFWMYARPDDMDEFTRLMLTTQVGIDAVEHFMAGETNIPVPP; translated from the exons ATGTACAGAGACTTTGCTCAGCGTCGTGAGGCGCCCTTCTTGCACCCTCGCCTCTGGTCCTCACAGCTGCCCAAGACAATCTTGACGGCATTTTCCGCTGCCACGGCATACTCTTCTCAGACCCCACAGACCAAGGGGTGGACGCTAAAGGTGTTGCTGGATGCCGTGCGCGAAGTCCATCGTGACGGCGAGAGAGCGACGACGCACGCGGATCGGTTGGCGAGAGTGCAGGCGCTCTTGGTGCTGAACTCGATGCGCATCTTTGATGGTGATTTGGGCatgagggcggcggcggagagagagatgagcgTATTTTTGTCGTGGGTGAAGGACTTGATAGCAGTCAAGAatgagctggaagaaggcttgccagcatcagcgcATATGTTGAGAGAcaagccgccaaagagctGGGAT AGCTGGATCATGGTAGAATGCACAAGGCGGACCATCATGATTTCCTTTGCCATAATGTGTCTTGTCTTCGTCCTCAAGTCAGAAGAAG CCCCTCCAGAGTTCTGGGAAGACGGCCACAGCTTCACGGCCTCACGGCATCTCTGGGAGGCCACCTCCTCGGTGGATTTTTTCCGCGCGTGGCGCGAGAAGCCGCAGTACTGCGTTACGGACATGAGCTTCAAGGAGTTTTGGATGTATGCTCGGCCGGATGACATGGATGAGTTTACGAGGCTGATGCTGACGAC GCAAGTTGGCATTGATGCCGTCGAGCACTTCATGGCAGGCGAAACAAATATACCGGTACCGCCATGA
- a CDS encoding uncharacterized protein (EggNog:ENOG41): MDLVAVRCAKCDSKLGNLTNLWTQIGKKYITPVAHAEEKADADKISATGAVRIGDADTLVEGCELRDAECSTCHTNIGQKCITSPPNHIFANGQIIYRITSINLKIAKDLRRKAEPKIQRTLQLRGQSAAAQAKLSTASGKAAPQNEATPSRDRFDIMQIQADLEVQQDEIQRIGVAGFQVMSNFDNTVARLEKQMRQLSESIASVRREGEGQQADIKSLKTQMSDAKRSGQNDDGVVARLDQQLQTTDRVVTELRQMIQKSKSETTGLRGELKAAQKEITDVKKANARLKQEVDEAKEVAQEGIATSKLYASEVASLRREIAQLQSDFAQESDHHHSSAGEDPSISSHQLDILASNISKIGNRASQVESLQMEFDLFRTRIQRLETRMANGTPNPGRKDVREYGSVTEQGSQPHYGTASRQKRSTMSRDDSHIMNTTSAKRVALSSDYPSLANASYISNGEQQQSSPGAMALVETPVQRRTTATANKSTVRRGRWGAKT; encoded by the exons ATGGACCTGGTTGCCGTTAGATGTGCCAAATGCGATTCCAAATTGGGCAATCTCACCAATTTATGGACACAGATAGGCAAAAAATACATAACACCAGTGGCACACGCTGAGGAAAAGGCCGATGCGGACAAGATCTCGGCAACGGGCGCTGTTCGGATTGGCGATGCAGACACTCTAGTTGAGGGCTG TGAGCTCCGAGATGCTGAATGTTCAACATGCCATACAAACATTGGACAAAAGTGCATAACAAGCCCTCCGAATCATATCTTTGCCAA TGGGCAAATCATATATCGTATCACATCCATAAATCTTAAAATAGCCAAAGACCTCAGGCGTAAGGCTGAACCCAAGATACAACGCACTCTCCAGCTTAGAGGCCAGTCAGCTGCGGCTCAAGCGAAGCTCTCCACTGCGAGCGGCAAGGCAGCTCCTCAAAATGAAGCAACTCCCAGTCGAGACAGATTCGACATCATGCAGATTCAAGCAGACTTGGAAGTTCAGCAGGATGAGATTCAGCGGATTGGCGTTGCTGGATTTCAAGTCATGTCCAATTTTGACAATACTGTTGCGCGCCTTGAAAAACAGATGCGGCAACTCAGCGAGTCCATTGCAAGCGTTcgcagagaaggagaagggcaGCAGGCAGACATTAAGTCTCTCAAGACCCAGATGAGCGACGCCAAAAGGAGTGGCCAGaatgatgacggcgttgTTGCTCGCTTGgaccagcagcttcagacTACGGACAGAGTGGTGACAGAACTTCGGCAAATGATCCAAAAATCCAAATCAGAGACCACTGGCCTCCGTGGTGAGCTGAAAGCCGCACAAAAGGAAATAACAGACgtgaaaaaggcaaacgcCCGTCTCAAGCAAGAAGTCGACGAGGCGAAAGAGGTAGCACAGGAAGGCATAGCTACGTCCAAGCTATATGCGTCTGAAGTAGCATCTTTAAGGAGAGAGATTGCACAACTGCAGTCTGATTTTGCACAAGAGAGCGACCATCATCACTCGTCGGCGGGTGAAGATCCCTCAATCTCATCCCATCAGCTGGACATCCTCGCTAGCAACATATCCAAGATTGGAAATCGAGCAAGCCAAGTAGAATCCCTGCAGATGGAGTTTGACCTCTTTAGAACTCGGATACAGCGGCTAGAAACTCGAATGGCAAACGGTACGCCTAACCCTGGCAGAAAGGATGTTCGGGAATACGGCTCCGTAACTGAGCAGGGCAGCCAGCCTCATTATGGAACGGCCTCGCGACAGAAGCGATCAACGATGAGTAGAGATGATAGCCACATTATGAACACTACGTCTGCGAAGAGAGTGGCACTCTCGTCTGATTACCCAAGCCTTGCCAATGCTAGCTATATTAGCAATGGAGAACAGCAGCAATCCTCGCCTGGGGCTATGGCATTGGTAGAAACTCCTGTCCAGCGGCGAACTACAGCCACAGCAAACAAAAGTACTGtaagacgaggaagatgggGCGCCAAGACATGA